In one Elephas maximus indicus isolate mEleMax1 chromosome 9, mEleMax1 primary haplotype, whole genome shotgun sequence genomic region, the following are encoded:
- the RNF20 gene encoding E3 ubiquitin-protein ligase BRE1A isoform X2, whose amino-acid sequence MLDQRQAIEDELREHIEKLERRQATDDASLLIVNRYWSQFDENIRIILKRYDLEQGLGDLLTERKALVVPEPEPDSDSNQERKDDRERGEGQEPAFSFLATLASSSSEEMESQLQERVESSRRAVSQIVTVYDKLQEKVELLSRKLNSGDNLIVEEAVQELNSFLTQENMRLQELTDLLQEKHRTMSQEFSKLQSKVEMAESRVSVLESMIDDLQWDIDKIRKREQRLNRHLAEVLERVNSKGYKVYGAGSSLYGGTITINARKFEEMNAELEENKELAQNRHCELEKLRQDLEEVTTQNEKLKVELRSAVEEVVKETPEYRCMQSQFSVLYNESLQLKAHLDEARTLLHGTRGTHQRQVELIERDEVSLHKKLRTEVIQLEDTLAQVRKEYEMLRIEFEQTLAANEQAGPINREMRHLISSLQNHNHQLKGEVLRYKRKLREAQSDLNKTRLRSGSALLQSQSSTEDPKDEPAELKQDPEDLSTQSSASKSSQEEVNEVKSKRDEEERERERREKEREREKEREREKEKEREREKQKLKESEKERDSAKEKEKGKHDDGRKKEAEIIKQLKIELKKAQESQKEMKLLLDMYRSAPKEQRDKVQLMAAEKKSKAELEDLRQRLKDLEDKEKKENKKMADEDALRKIRAVEEQIEYLQKKLAMAKQEEEALLSEMDVTGQAFEDMQEQNIRLMQQLREKDDANFKLMSERIKSNQIHKLLKEEKEELADQVLTLKTQVDAQLQVVRKLEEKEHLLQSNIGTGEKELGLRTQALEMNKRKAMEAAQLADDLKAQLELAQKKLHDFQDEIVENSVTKEKDMFNFKRAQEDISRLRRKLETTKKPDNVPKCDEILMEEIKDYKARLTCPCCNMRKKDAVLTKCFHVFCFECVKTRYDTRQRKCPKCNAAFGANDFHRIYIG is encoded by the exons Gagagagag GGGAAGGGCAAGAGCCAGCTTTCTCTTTCCTTGCTACTTTGGCCAGCAGTTCCAGTGAAGAGATGGAATCTCAGCTGCAGGAGCGTGTAGAGTCTTCCCGCCGAGCTGTGTCTCAGATTGTGACTGTCTATGATAAATTGCAAGAAAAAGTGGAGCTCTTATCCCGGAAGCTAAATAGTGGAG ATAATCTGATAGTAGAGGAAGCAGTGCAGGAGTTGAATTCCTTTCTCACACAAGAGAATATGcggctacaggaattgacagacCTTCTTCAGGAGAAACACCGCACCATGTCACAGGAG TTCTCCAAGTTGCAGAGTAAAGTGGAGATGGCTGAGTCAAGAGTGTCTGTCCTGGAGTCCATGATTGATGACTTGCAGTGGGATATTGACAAAATTCGAAAGAGGGAACAGCGACTCAACCGACACTTAGCAGAAGTCCTAGAACGA GTGAATTCAAAAGGTTATAAGGTGTATGGCGCTGGGAGCAGCCTCTATGGTGGCACAATCACTATCAATGCCCGGAAG TTTGAGGAAATGAACGCCGAGCTTGAGGAGAACAAAGAATTGGCTCAGAAccgtcactgtgagctggagaaACTTCGGCAGGACTTAGAGGAGGTCACCACGCAAAATGAGAAGCTGAAG GTGGAATTACGGAGTGCAGTGGAGGAAGTGGTTAAGGAGACTCCGGAATACCGCTGCATGCAGTCACAGTTCTCCGTCCTGTACAATGAGAGCCTGCAGTTGAAAGCACACTTGGATGAGGCTCGGACCCTGCTTCATGGCACCAGGGGCACCCACCAGCGTCAGGTTGAGCTCATTGAG CGAGATGAGGTTAGTCTTCACAAGAAATTGAGGACTGAAGTGATCCAGCTCGAAGATACCCTGGCCCAGGTCCGCAAGGAGTATGAAATGCTGAGGATAGAATTTGAGCAGACGCTCGCTGCCAACGAACAAGCAG GCCCTATAAATCGAGAGATGCGCCACCTCATCAGTAGCCTCCAGAATCACAATCACCAGCTGAAGGGGGAGGTCCTACGATACAAGCGGAAATTGAGAGAAGCCCAGTCTGATTTGAACAAG ACACGGCTACGCAGCGGCAGTGCACTTCTGCAGTCTCAGTCGAGTACTGAGGACCCTAAGGATGAGCCTGCAGAGTTGAAACAGGATCCTGAGGACTTATCAACACAGTCCTCAGCATCAAAGTCATCACAGGAGGAAGTCAACGAAGTTAAGTCCAAACGGGATGAAGAAGAACGCGAACGAGaacggagggagaaagagagggagcgagaaaaagaaagagaacgggagaaggaaaaggagagagaacgAGAGAAGCAAAAACTAAAAGagtcagaaaaagaaagagattctgccaaggagaaagaaaaggggaaacATGATGATGGAAGGAAAAAggaagcagaaattatcaaacaattgaAGATTGAACTCAA GAAGGCACAGGAGAGCCAGAAGGAAATGAAACTATTACTAGATATGTACCGCTCTGCCCCAAAGGAACAGAGGGACAAAGTTCAACTGATGGCAGCTGAGAAGAAGTCTAAGGCAGAG TTGGAAGATCTGAGGCAAAGACTCAAGGATCTGGAGgataaggagaaaaaagagaacaagAAAATGGCTGATGAGGATGCTTTGAGGAAGATCCGGGCGGTAGAGGAGCAGATAGAATACCTGCAGAAGAAGCTGGCCATGGCCAAGCAG GAGGAAGAAGCTCTCCTGTCTGAGATGGATGTCACAGGGCAGGCCTTTGAAGACATGCAGGAACAAAATATCCGTTTGATGCAGCAGTTGCGAGAGAAGGATGACGCAAATTTCAAGCTCATGTCAGAACGTATCAAGTCCAATCAGATTCACAAATTGCttaaagaggagaaggaggagctaGCAGATCAGGTTTTGACTCTGAAGACTCAG GTCGATGCGCAATTACAGGTAGTAAGAAAACTGGAAGAGAAGGAGCATCTGCTGCAGAGCAACATTGGCACGGGGGAGAAGGAGCTGGGTCTTAGGACCCAAGCCTTGGAGATGAATAAGCGTAAG GCAATGGAAGCAGCCCAGCTTGCAGATGACCTCAAAGCACAACTGGAGTTGGCTCAGAAGAAGCTACATGATTTTCAGGATGAGATCGTGGAGAATAGTGTCACCAAAGAAAAGGACATGTTCAATTTCAAACGCGCCCAG GAGGACATCTCTAGACTTCGAAGGAAGCTGGAGACCACAAAGAAACCAGACAATGTGCCCAAATGTGACGAAATTCTGATGGAGGAGATTAAGGATTACAAG GCACGCCTGACCTGTCCGTGTTGCAACATGCGTAAAAAGGATGCTGTACTTACTAAGTGTTTTCATGTTTTCTGCTTTGAGTGTGTGAAAACTCGCTATGACACCCGACAGCGTAAATGTCCCAAGTGTAATGCTGCTTTTGGTGCCAATGATTTCCATCGCATCTACATTGGTTGA